In a genomic window of Hyphomonas sp.:
- the rpsQ gene encoding 30S ribosomal protein S17 has protein sequence MPKRIMEGVVVSAKQDKTAVVRVERTFTHPVMKKIVRRSKKYHAHDEANVAVEGQTVTIQECVPHSKLKRWELVTGGEGDA, from the coding sequence ATGCCAAAGCGTATTATGGAAGGCGTCGTGGTCTCGGCCAAGCAGGACAAGACCGCCGTGGTTCGCGTCGAACGGACCTTCACCCACCCGGTGATGAAGAAGATCGTTCGCCGCTCCAAGAAGTATCACGCCCACGATGAAGCCAATGTGGCTGTCGAGGGTCAAACCGTAACGATCCAGGAGTGTGTTCCGCACTCCAAACTGAAACGCTGGGAACTTGTGACCGGCGGGGAAGGTGACGCATGA
- the rpmC gene encoding 50S ribosomal protein L29 — protein MKAQDVRAKSVDQLKDELVKLKKEQFNLRFQTATGQLEKTARVKEVRRDIARVKTILREKAEAGQA, from the coding sequence ATGAAAGCCCAGGATGTAAGAGCGAAAAGCGTGGACCAGCTCAAGGATGAGCTCGTCAAGCTGAAGAAAGAGCAGTTCAACCTGCGTTTCCAGACGGCCACCGGCCAGCTGGAGAAAACGGCCCGAGTGAAGGAAGTCCGCCGCGACATCGCGCGCGTAAAGACGATCCTCCGCGAGAAAGCCGAAGCAGGCCAGGCGTAG
- the rplP gene encoding 50S ribosomal protein L16, which produces MRQPKRTKFRKAFKGQIRGNSKGGTSLAFGEFGLKALEPERVTARQIEATRRAVTRHMKRQGKVWIRVFPDLPVSAKPIEVRMGKGKGSVDRWVARVAPGRILFEIDGVSEEIAREALRLGAAKLPIKTKVVKRIEGI; this is translated from the coding sequence ATGCGTCAACCGAAGCGAACCAAATTCCGCAAGGCCTTCAAGGGCCAGATCCGCGGCAACTCCAAGGGCGGCACGTCGCTGGCCTTTGGCGAATTCGGCCTGAAGGCTCTCGAGCCGGAGCGGGTGACCGCGCGCCAGATCGAGGCAACCCGCCGGGCTGTGACGCGTCACATGAAGCGTCAGGGCAAGGTGTGGATCCGGGTGTTCCCGGACCTGCCGGTGTCGGCCAAGCCGATTGAAGTCCGGATGGGTAAGGGTAAGGGCTCTGTCGACCGCTGGGTCGCCCGCGTCGCCCCTGGCCGCATCCTGTTCGAAATCGACGGCGTGTCGGAAGAGATTGCCCGCGAGGCCCTGCGCCTCGGCGCTGCGAAGCTTCCGATTAAGACGAAAGTCGTCAAGCGGATCGAGGGTATCTGA
- the rpsC gene encoding 30S ribosomal protein S3: MGQKVNPIGLRLGINRTSDSRWYADTADYGRLLHEDIAIRKEIRSRLKQAGISKIIIERPHKKCLITIHTARPGLVIGKKGGDIEALRKVLSKMTDDEVRVNLVEIRKPEIDATLIADDIARQLERRASFRRTMKRAIQSAMRLGAEGVKIMVSGRLGGAEIARTEKYAEGSVPLHTLRADIDYGTAEAETTYGIIGIKVWVYKGEIMEHDPMAQDKRLESSGQSRARANANQRGPATGAQAAGA; this comes from the coding sequence ATGGGTCAGAAAGTAAATCCGATCGGCCTGCGTCTCGGCATCAACCGGACGTCTGACAGCCGCTGGTATGCCGACACGGCCGATTATGGCCGCCTGCTGCATGAAGACATTGCGATCCGCAAGGAAATCCGCAGCCGTCTGAAGCAGGCCGGCATCTCGAAAATCATCATCGAGCGCCCGCACAAGAAGTGCCTGATCACGATCCATACCGCCCGTCCGGGCCTGGTGATCGGCAAGAAGGGCGGCGACATCGAAGCCCTGCGCAAGGTGCTGTCGAAGATGACGGACGACGAAGTCCGCGTGAACCTGGTCGAGATCCGCAAGCCGGAAATCGATGCCACGCTGATCGCCGACGACATTGCCCGCCAGCTTGAGCGCCGCGCCTCGTTCCGCCGCACCATGAAGCGCGCGATCCAGTCCGCGATGCGTCTGGGCGCCGAGGGTGTGAAGATCATGGTGTCCGGCCGTCTGGGCGGCGCCGAGATTGCTCGTACCGAGAAGTATGCAGAGGGCTCCGTGCCGCTGCACACGCTGCGCGCCGACATCGATTACGGTACTGCAGAAGCCGAAACCACCTATGGCATCATCGGGATCAAGGTCTGGGTCTACAAAGGCGAGATCATGGAGCACGACCCGATGGCTCAGGACAAGCGTCTGGAATCTTCCGGCCAGTCCCGTGCCCGTGCCAATGCAAACCAGCGCGGACCGGCCACCGGTGCGCAAGCCGCCGGAGCGTAA
- the rplV gene encoding 50S ribosomal protein L22 has product MGKAKNPPKQASNESRAVLRMYRSSPQKLNLLAQQIRGMPVERALAQLQFSPKRPAQDVRKLLQSAIANAENNHGLDIDSLVVAEAHVGKNLVMKRIRARARGRAARIQKPFAQMTIILRDTSVEAEAA; this is encoded by the coding sequence ATGGGTAAGGCCAAGAATCCTCCGAAGCAGGCATCGAACGAGTCCCGCGCCGTGCTGCGCATGTACCGTTCCAGCCCGCAGAAACTGAACCTGCTGGCTCAGCAGATCCGCGGCATGCCGGTCGAGCGCGCACTGGCCCAGCTGCAGTTCTCGCCGAAGCGTCCGGCCCAGGATGTCCGCAAGCTGCTGCAAAGCGCCATTGCCAATGCCGAGAACAATCATGGTCTCGACATCGACAGCCTGGTGGTTGCGGAAGCGCATGTCGGCAAGAACCTCGTGATGAAGCGCATCCGGGCCCGCGCCCGTGGCCGCGCTGCACGCATTCAGAAGCCCTTTGCGCAGATGACCATCATCCTGCGTGACACCTCAGTTGAAGCGGAGGCCGCATAA
- the rpsS gene encoding 30S ribosomal protein S19, which produces MPRSVWKGPFVDGYLLKKAEEARASEKRVVIKTWSRRSTILPNFVGLNFQVHNGNKFIPVSVSEEMVGHKFGEFAPTRTYYGHGADKKAKRK; this is translated from the coding sequence ATGCCACGTTCTGTCTGGAAAGGCCCGTTCGTAGACGGCTATCTGCTCAAGAAAGCAGAAGAAGCGCGCGCCTCTGAAAAGCGCGTCGTGATCAAGACCTGGTCGCGCCGTTCGACGATCCTGCCTAACTTTGTCGGCCTGAACTTCCAGGTCCACAATGGCAACAAGTTCATCCCGGTTTCCGTTTCCGAGGAAATGGTCGGTCACAAGTTCGGCGAGTTCGCGCCGACCCGGACCTACTATGGCCACGGTGCGGACAAGAAAGCGAAGAGGAAGTAA
- the rplB gene encoding 50S ribosomal protein L2 → MALKTFNPTSPGRRQLVLVDKSDLHKGKPVKALTEGLTKSGGRNNKGRITARRIGGGAKKLYRKVDFKRNRWDMPATVERLEYDPNRTAFIALIKYEDGQLSYIIAPQRLEVGDTVVTSKTADIKPGNTLPLKSIPVGTIIHNIELKPQKGAQMVRSAGTYAQLVGRDGGYAQIKLASGELRMVMDSCLATVGAVSNPDNMNQVLSKAGRKRHLGKRPSVRGVVMNPVDHPHGGGEGKSSGGRHPVTPWGKKTRGPKTRKNKATDRLIIRRRNAKR, encoded by the coding sequence ATGGCACTGAAGACTTTCAATCCGACATCCCCGGGCCGCCGCCAGCTGGTGCTGGTGGACAAGTCCGACCTTCACAAGGGCAAGCCCGTCAAGGCGCTGACCGAGGGTCTGACCAAGTCCGGTGGACGCAACAACAAGGGCCGCATCACGGCTCGCCGCATCGGTGGTGGCGCGAAGAAGCTGTACCGCAAGGTCGACTTCAAGCGGAACCGCTGGGACATGCCGGCGACGGTCGAGCGCCTGGAATACGATCCGAACCGCACGGCCTTCATCGCACTGATCAAGTATGAAGACGGCCAGCTGTCCTACATCATCGCGCCGCAGCGCCTTGAAGTGGGTGACACGGTCGTCACGTCCAAGACGGCTGACATCAAGCCGGGCAACACGCTGCCGCTGAAGAGCATTCCGGTCGGTACGATCATCCACAACATCGAGCTGAAGCCTCAGAAGGGCGCGCAGATGGTCCGCTCCGCCGGCACCTATGCCCAGCTGGTTGGCCGCGATGGCGGATACGCCCAGATCAAGCTGGCCTCCGGCGAGCTTCGCATGGTGATGGACAGCTGCCTGGCAACCGTCGGCGCCGTGTCGAACCCGGACAACATGAACCAGGTGCTCTCCAAGGCCGGCCGCAAGCGCCATCTCGGCAAGCGCCCGTCCGTCCGCGGTGTCGTCATGAACCCGGTCGACCACCCGCATGGTGGTGGTGAAGGCAAGTCGTCCGGTGGACGTCACCCGGTGACGCCATGGGGCAAGAAAACCCGCGGGCCGAAAACCCGCAAGAACAAGGCTACGGATCGCCTGATTATCCGTCGCCGCAACGCGAAACGCTAA
- a CDS encoding 50S ribosomal protein L23, whose product MADVKAHHYDVIRRPLITEKSTLVAEDNKIVFEVAIDADKKAIKEAVEALFKVEVTKVNTLLQKGKTKRFRGYEGRRNDMKKAIVTLAEGQSVDITTGL is encoded by the coding sequence ATGGCCGACGTAAAAGCACATCACTACGACGTCATTCGCCGTCCGCTGATCACCGAGAAATCCACTCTGGTGGCTGAAGACAACAAGATTGTCTTCGAAGTGGCGATCGACGCCGACAAGAAAGCGATCAAGGAGGCCGTCGAGGCGCTCTTCAAGGTCGAGGTTACCAAGGTCAACACCCTGCTCCAGAAGGGCAAGACGAAGCGTTTCCGTGGTTATGAAGGTCGTCGCAACGACATGAAGAAAGCCATCGTGACGCTCGCCGAGGGCCAGTCCGTCGACATCACGACGGGCCTCTAG
- the rplD gene encoding 50S ribosomal protein L4 — protein MELAVKTLAGKSAGKITVDDAIFGIDEIRGDILQRTVRWQLAKRQAGTHKTQTRGEVSVTTKKYIRQKGSGGARHGSKNAPIFVGGSVAHGPKVRSHAHDLPKKVRKMALAHALSSKVKDDAIIVLDEAVLTAPKTKELAGQFVGLGIENALIISGSTVDANFAKAARNIPNIDVLPVAGLNVYDILRRKKLVITKEAAEGIKARFDGAKEAK, from the coding sequence ATGGAACTCGCAGTCAAAACCCTCGCCGGCAAGTCGGCTGGAAAGATCACCGTCGATGACGCGATCTTCGGCATCGACGAGATCCGCGGCGACATCCTGCAGCGCACGGTCCGCTGGCAGCTGGCCAAGCGCCAGGCTGGCACGCACAAGACCCAGACCCGCGGCGAAGTCTCCGTTACGACGAAGAAGTATATCCGCCAGAAAGGCTCCGGCGGCGCCCGTCACGGCTCGAAGAATGCTCCGATCTTTGTCGGTGGTTCCGTGGCCCACGGCCCGAAAGTCCGCAGCCATGCGCACGACCTGCCGAAAAAGGTCCGCAAGATGGCGCTGGCCCACGCCCTGTCTTCCAAGGTCAAGGATGACGCGATCATCGTGCTCGACGAAGCCGTGCTGACGGCACCGAAGACGAAGGAGCTGGCTGGCCAGTTCGTCGGTCTCGGCATCGAGAATGCGCTGATCATCTCCGGTTCGACCGTGGATGCGAATTTCGCCAAGGCGGCCCGCAATATCCCGAACATCGACGTGCTGCCGGTGGCCGGCCTGAATGTCTACGACATCCTGCGCCGCAAGAAGCTCGTCATCACGAAGGAAGCGGCCGAAGGCATCAAGGCCCGTTTCGACGGCGCGAAGGAGGCTAAGTAA